The stretch of DNA CTCAGGTACTAGAACCTCAGAACGTGGACCCGGGAATGGTACAGATGACCTTTCTGGACGACGTGGTCCACTCTTTGTTGAAAGGAGAAAACATTGGCATCACCTCCAGACGCAGATCCCGCTCCAGCCAGAACAGTAACTCTGCCCAcgtgagtaaacacacacacacacatatttgtaCCCCTTTCTCgattaacacacaaacacacacacacacggtatctTTGCATCCACAAACCCAGTGAGTGCTCACAGACTGCTGGCCAGTCTCTTGCACATTAAAGCCATTTCAAAACTGTGCTGATTACTGCTTCTGTGTGATGCTGCCCTACGTACACGCATTGCTGTCGATGTATCTAGAtgtgcaagcgtgtgtgtgtgtgtgtgtgtgtgtgtgtgcagtctgtctgcctgctgggaATCCtgctgtatatactgtatgtctctAGAGCTTTAAAGTAAAGTTCCTATGTGCTTAGTTTGCTTCTAAAGAAACACCTGCCCTGCAGATCGATCAAACAATTGACCAACCAATCTATCGATGAGCCAATCAAATCAGTCAATCAGTCATATCACTGGTCCCTTTATCATTAACGAGATCTCTCCTTGTCCcaccttgttttttttatttattttggttgtgtgtgtgtgtttgtttgggtgtgtgtgttttcctttctttgtgttgtgtttgttgttttgaaCACTTATGGGGGGGCTTCTGTTGTCAAGCAGTCGACAGGAGGGAGACCCAGCGGGACCACAGCCAACTCTCAGGTACCTGGCCGCTGGCCCAGCCCTCCCCTGCCCACACTGCTAGCTAGCTGACTGACTGCTTCACTAACTAGTCCTCTGGTATCAAACTAGTGTCAGCTGGGCCAACAATACACTAGCTAACTGGTTGACTAACAACTGGGTACAACTAGTGTAAACTAGGACAACAAaccactagctagctaactaactgGTTGACTAACTATATAACTGGTTTTAAATATGCTAactaccagctagctagctatctgttTGAAATGGTTGACTGTGCTGCATTGGACACCACCAGCTACATTAATCCAGCAGTATATTAAACATTGTTTTAGAGTCGGTAAAGAGCCTCATTCCTGTCCTTTTCAGCACGGCTATTTAGTAACTCTGTAGCCGCTCGCTGTAGGTCAGCCACTTAGACCCAATCAGATAAGAGGACAGGTGGCTGAGGTGGCCCTGGCTCAGAGAGATGCTTCCCCATTGGACAAGCCATAGGAACTCTCCTTTCCAGCTGACCCGTGGATGTTCTCTGATAATGGATTATGaaagtgtggagggagggatggttgCACTCACTGTGTTTACCCATGTATTTTGTTGGGGGTGTGCATCATTTGTGGTGGTGTTGCTGGTGAACTGTGTAATCCCTATGGCAGAACATAGCCCTACTCCTGTTCCTGGTACAGGCACCCAAACTTAACTCCGgtctctgtttttgtgtgtctgtgaaccttttgtgtatttgtgtgcatgcACGCTTGCATCGTCACAACAACCATCAGGGTCACTATACCCGTGCGCAAGCCAACAGCCCCAGACCTGTCATGAACTCATCCAGCTCCACCCCCAAGTCCTCCTCAGGGACGGTGGCCTCCCAGCATCAGAGCCAATCACAGCAGGGCCAGCAGCTTTCCCAGAATTCCCCGGGACAGCAGCGCAGCGCCCGCTCGTCCCGCAGGAAGGGCTCTGACAGCAGCGTGCCAGACGACGACAAGACACGAGACGAGCGGCCGGAGAACAccgggagaggtgaggagacttCAGGGTCTAGACAGGATCACACCAGGTTCTAGAAGGTACCAaccaggacacagacagacccCACTGGGAGTGGTGAGAACACAGTCGATCTCGTCAAAGGAAGATTAATACTTAATTAAGATGAATACAAAACAAGTTGTGGTAAAGAAATGTGAGTATCTGAGTCAACCTAATGAGTAGGCTGTGTTCTGCATTGCAGCAGTCTGCAGCAGTGTGCTTTATGTGTATCAATACTGACTGCCAGAGAGATAGGCTAAGTGCTGCAATGGACTCTGGAAGGAATTGATGTTCCAAGCAGGCATAAATTAGACCGGACCTCATCATCTGTCATGTGGCGTAATGCAGCACTTAGGATCCAATCAGCTGAATGCTTAATTAGagggatgacatcatcattgtGGGACTCCTGTCAGCCTCGCTATGGACTCTGACTCATTTCACCTTACAGCCAATTTGAGGATGACTGGTGCTCTGACACTGGTGGAGGTTTTGTTCACTTATCTACTTTATCCATGTTTTATAGGTGCATTTAACTAATAATAATCATAATCATCCTTTGTTGCTTCGTTTTCCACGTGTCTGTCTTCTCATGAGAATTGCGATTCCAAGGTGAACCTTTTACCACAGAATAGACTTTGATGTCATTGTCTTCCCTCTTGTTTTTCCAGACTTTATCAAGAACAAGAGCAAGCAGCAGGCTGTGAACAAACGCAGGAaagcggaggaagaggagaagaaggcggGCCTTAAGAGACTAAAGACAGATGTGTCTGACCAGTCGGAGAGTAGTGACTCAGAGATCTCCAATAAGAGGACTGTccactcttcttcctcctcttcctcctcctcctcctcctcctcctcagaaccCAGCTCGGAGAACGAGCTGAAGGGGCGGGGCATCGTCTCCAAGCTCAACGAGGACGAGGAGATAAAGACCCAGGTTTCCAAACTGGGGGAGGAGCCCGCTCTCATTGGTCGCCTGTCTCCGTGGACGGAGTCGGACGAGAAGCCGGCTCTTGTCAAAGCAGAGGTGAAAGAGGAGAGGCCGGAGGAGAGGTCTCCACGGCAACCGGCCCAGGCTGCCATGAAGTCGGAGCCGAGCCCCCAGCAGGGCTGCATCATGGAGACCAAGTGCACTGTGAAAGCCTCGCCCCGCCCCCACACGCCCAAATGCGTGATCGACATCACGGAGGACGCCAACGCCAACGCCCACAGAGAGAACTCAGAGGCCGTGTCGGCCCTGCTGGCCTCCCAGGATGCCGAGCAGTACGTCCCAGAGAGCCCTCGCCACATGGTCCTCAGCCCCAACCTCGTCAGCGAGTGTCGGAGGCCGGAGAGCGGCGAGCAGCCGCACGTCCCcccgacccctccccctcctccacgcaGCATGCCGGCCAAGGTGGAGTTCAGCCACCTGGAGGTGATCCGGCCGGTGGCGTCTGTGAGCGAGTCTGCAGACGTGGCCGAGAGGGAGAAGGCCGTCCAGCAGCACTACGCCTCCATGGTCCCCTGCATCAAGAACACTCCCGCGCCCGAGGACGCCAGCAGGAAGACGCACAAGCTCAGCGCCTCCCCCGACCTCCTCCACAAACctaaaccccacccctcccccgacACCATGAAGCCcaagccccaccccccctctgacATCATCAAGTCCAAGCCACTCAGTGTTCTGGAAGCCTCTAAACCCAAGCCCAACACCTCCCCCGAGGTGTCTAAACATAAAGTCCGTTACCCTCCAGACAACCCGCCCACGCCCATGAGTCGGTCTGCCCCAAAACAGGAGCCCGATTCAGCCCCTCGCTCCAGCTTTAAGCCGGTACCAGCTCGGGGGTCGACGATAACCACGTCCGCTGAGTCCACCACCAAGAGCCCCTTGATTATCGACAAGAACGAACATTTCACCGTGTACCGGGACCCGGCGCTGGTCCGCCCGGACGCCGAGACCGCCTCGAACCACGTGGCgtacctccacccacacctccaccccctccacggCTCCTCCCACGCTACCTGCCTCACCCCCGGCTCCCACCACGCCTCCCACCTCCTgcccccttcctccatctctgcccACCAGGTCCATCACAACCACCTCCTCTCCGGCGTGCTCCCAGGCATGCCCCCCGGGGCCTCGCTCTTGGGGGGGCACCCCCGGCTGGACTCCAGCAGCCTCAGCCACCTGGCATTGGCTCACTCCCACTCCCACCCTCATTCCCActcccaccaccagcaccagcaccagcagcagtacctccagcagcaggcccCCCCATCGTCCTCTCTCCTGGGCCAGTCTCATGGCACTGCTGGGACCGCCTACAACCCGCTGGGGCTGTACCCCATCATCTGGCAATACCCCAATGGTACCCACTCCTACCCCACCGCCCACAGCCTCAACCTGTCCTCCTCCAAGTGGGGGCACCCGGACAACGCTGTCAACTCTGACTCGCTCAGGAGGGTAAGCAGTTAATCAGCCACTAGCTACAACACtgtagctctctccctctccctctctctctctctctctctctctctctctatctctctctctctctctctctctctctctctatctctctctctctttaatggCTTAACCTTTGTTCTGATTTTATTAGACTGTCAAGCATAGGTATACATAtacccaaaaatatttttctaaaatagttaaatacatttagTGTGAAACATGCTGAAAGCACTTTAGTAGCATTACCATTCTAGAGACCGCAGTGAAGATAATAGAAGGGACTAATGGGATTTCCCTGTTCCAGTCTGTGTTGTTTGTAGTAGGGCAATTAGAGTGGAAGACAGACAGCATCTGTAGCAAAGCAGCAAATCTTAGATTCATAGGCCAAGCATGTGactgagagtctgtgtgtgtgtgtgtgtgtgtgtgtgtgtgtgtgtgtgtgtgtgtgtgtgtgtgtgtgtgtgtgtgtgtgtgtgtgtgtgtgtgtgtgtgtgtgtgtgtgtgtgtgtgtgtgtgtgtgtgtgtgtgtgtgtgtgtgtgtgtgagtgagagtgttagagaaagagagctggggggtattcgtcgtagctcgctaagcggtttagcgagctaattttcaggctaagataaaaaatgcccctctttttggttcgtggaagcaactttcgataaatcaccatagtaacatatcaattagcactaacctgctccagagcaggataacgtaagtgtagctggataagcttgccacacccccggaaaataacatggcagctccctttttgagagacccagttgaccaaggagctatattttagttcgattagctttccataccaatagagttcttcgcgattgccaagatcctttatttcacacggatgagttcttgtttgagcgaaatcgattcagccgacaaggactcatttatttgcaagaccttctcgggccgtacattgcaaatatcacacgccgcagcaagctttatgctttattatgagcttatgctgctgtatgtgaatatgtaacgctatgttttacgaaatgtcttgtcttatctgttgtgcctgtgctttttatgtttcactgtgggagagtgggaaacgtcatatcgattcctttttatgtcttgacatgtgaagaaattgacaataaagctacttgaaactttaactgtgcttccgactgcatagccttgagttttttttgcgtcaggtaggctataccctccttgagggtttaggttggttgaggggcagttctatgggcatatgtgaagccctctgtgacatgcttgcgtgtaaaaagggctatacaaatacatttgatttgatttataggctacatttttatacagtatatggcgatgcagaaaacattggcaaagccgcagcatgcgttgctgtaagaaaagtgtacttggcgcttaaccagctgatgaatcaattcatcatattccctggccatgtcccagtcaatgaaatcaaagagggatttacacataggcctacatgcatatacacatatatagtacatgatataagctcagtagcctacatatatcctcataagtgtctatgaattcgtatcaattagatactctttggccttgtttttatctagcctacttattctgaaagagttgagatcattattttcgctagcaagatctcattcgattattaatttccattaagcctataccagcaggcacatttaaagaaatgtgatctgattgattggggtaatgaggcacttatacatttccccaaaactttcgcatttagcttattggcaatttttttgccaagctgcttgtcttgctctggcagcggtggcggtgtttgacttagccatgataatatatgcttattgtcttatagagactcattataatagtttgctcggatggcgagaatagcctatcaccgctctctctttcgtattttccgccatcataccgttagaaaatcacggttttggtgatcgacctttcctgccttttgaagtaggacgtgcacgtgcaatttccctgataagtttagcctgattgaaattaaccacatgatttggatgcggatcagccgttgacgaaccgatatttgctattctcactcatctcgctaatgttaacgggctaaagggacagttgattaacttagcttcaacccttacgacgaacggggcccaggtcATGAAGGAACAGCCTTGTACTCCCCTCTCTTGGTCCTCGGGGTTCTGGCTGAAATGACCTCATCCTGGTAAACAAACACAGTAACCCTctgaggtgtgtgcgtgcgtctgtgtgtgtgtgtgtgcatgcatgtgtgtatgtgaaagagaaaaagaaccaTACCACGTACCATTCCCCCTGGCCTGTCAATCACTGTCCAACTCCACTCATGCATTCCACTTGGCCTGAAGCTATTTCTCTtctgtccttctccctctctctctgtctctttctcactcagtctctctttttgtctctctctccctctcagtctctctctgtctctcactcccttttcTTCTCTCATTCCCCTCTTCCCATAGAGGCCACATTtctagtgtgtatatgtgacacCCAGGGTTTGTTTGACTTGGATGaacaagagatggagagagtgggtTTGTGTGGGAGATTGGGCGGTTCAGATAAAGGGAGAGTTAAAGTTCCAGAAGGGGAGAAGGAAcgtgagagaaaagagaggccaGTTTCCATGGTAGACAGAGAAATGAGAGAGTCCTGCAGAGAATGCTGTGCAGTAACACCTCAAGCTGACTGTTTCCTCATCagctttctttgtgtgtgtgtgtgcgtgcgtgtgtgtgtgtgcgtgcgtgtgtgtgtgtgtgtgtgtgggtgtacatgtgtgtacatcCAGAACACCCCCAGTCCCTGGCTGCACCAGCCCACCCCAGTCTCCTCCAGTGACAGCATGGGCCTAATGAGCCATGTACCGGTCCGACCAGCCAGCGCCGACCCGCACAGACCCATCAAGATCAACACCCACGCCAGCCCGCCACTCTCCAAGACCGCCTCGGACCTCCGCAAAGAGTGAGTGTCCCTGTCTAGACCTTGTAACCAGAGTTGAACCAGATTGTCTCTTCCTCGCTCACCAGTGTAGACATCTCATCCATAGAGTGTGCTCATGTGTTCTGTCGTGCCTAAAGGCATATTGCTGAAGATTGCGCacactttatttttttttattttttggctTTGACAAACAAAGCATTACATGAAATTCCGAACTGTAACCACATAAACAGGGGGGATGAAACATAGATAATGCGTAGGATTTGATAACTGtaagtagggagagggagggttgagagTCTCCAGCCTCGGCTccagcctctgccccctccccaacctcagccccaaCCCCCGAAGGCCTGCCAGTTAAATACCTTGTGACCTGGGGTGGAACAAACTGCATGTGATGGCAGCACCGTCCTCCCATTCAGCTTCTGCTGGGTTTCATAATCAAACTATTCTATCATGGCCTTGTCTGTGtagccctcttccctccctccatccctccatccctccacctccctgtcctGAACGAGCACAGACCCAGACAGGTCCTGAATATGGTTACctaacacatgcacgcacgcacacagagaagagagagcagaacaGAACAGTGTGCTGATCTCCATGTTCCTGCTTTTTCTAACCATGGCCTAGTTCTAGAGTGAGGAACTCCTCGTGCCCTGATTGAGTTGTTTAACACTGTCATTCATTAAACCTCTTATGTAATATTAATTAAGATGCATTTGCATGGAATCCATGAAGCGGCATGATGTGTACAGTGCTCTACCGTAGGCTAATTTCATTTGATGCCtcggagtgtgtttgtttgtgtgtggggttaTGCGACATTACGTTGCAACTTAAGTAAATGAGATCATTGGATTTGCTAGGAAATGAAAGGAGTGTAGCCATTTAAATGAAGCTCATTTGATAAACTGTACATATACTCGACATTAACAAATCTTGTTTATGTTTTGTATAAATCCAATATGTTGAGCGCGTATTCAGCACAATAGCCATTTTTATTGATCTGTGCCTTTACTATCTCTACCCCGTCAGGGATCTGGACAAGAAGCAGTTTGTGGACCCGATCAGAACCATCACGTTGGCCCACCTGAAACAGGAGCAGGATCGCAGGACCCCCACAGGGAAGGACGGCCACCTGCACCGCCTGTACCTGGAGGCCCACGGGAAGCACACTCGCTTGGCCCCGACCGAGCCCGCTGAGCGGGACCTCCGCGACCGGGCCAGTAAATACAAGGAGGAGAACCGCCGCATCCTCCAGGAGAGCATCGAGGTGGCCCCCTACACGGCCAAGATCAGGTCTAATGAGACGGGctcggagagagatggagcccCGTCGCCCTATCCACCCaggatcccctccctccccaaccccaaccccacccacaAGCCCCACACCATCCAGTCTGAcaaggaaggaggggtggagatgtACAAGTTCAAGCACGCAGCGGGCCAGGCCCAGTATAGCCTGCCCCAGAGTAACTACTTCACCACCCTGTCCAACAGCGTGGTCAACGAGCCTCCCAGACTGTACCCCTCCAAGGAGCTCAGCTCCTACTACGACAAGGTCATCAACGCCGGGGTTGGCGGAGGAACCCAGTCAGGAGCAAATGCTGGAGTCCTTAACCTCGGGGGCTTCAGCTCCAAGTccctgtccaagccccctccccTGATCAAGCACCAgcctgagggtggagagggcctGGCTGGGAAGATCACCGAGCAGCTGTCCCAGCAGGTGggtctccagcagcagcagcaccaccaccaccaccaccacctcctctccaacgCCACCTCCATCGCCATCAGCGACAGACGCAGCCCGGCCATCtcgccctcctcatcctcctccaaccagcTCAGGTGCATGCCGGCACTCCACCGCGCGCCGGTGTTCCACCCGCCCACCCAACACGCCCTCGACCGCAAGGAGGCGGCGTCCGGCGGCTACGGCGGGCGCCTGTCTCCGCCCACTCTGACGCCCATCCAACCGGTGAGCTCTGCGTCAGGGAAGGCGTCGGAGCAGCAGAAGCCGCCCACGCTGCTCCCGGAGCTCAGAGAGGTGAAGGGCGCCAACGCCGCCGTCGACATGACGTCTTCGGCGGAGGTGTGGCGAGGAGGAGACTTGCACGAGAGAGCGGCGGCGATGGCCGCGGCGGCCGCAGGGGGAGGCTGGCACCACGGGGAGAAGAGCGGTGGGAAGACCCCCCAGGCTGCCATGGCGTCCGTGATTGTGCGCCCGTCGACGTGTATACGGTACGACGGGTCACCGGGCTCCACCAAGGCCCCAGTCATGGCGAAGGAGACTCTCTCTGGGAGGGGCTTCTCAGGGAAGGCCCAGACTGACTGTCTGAGACTGCCAGACGGCCGGGATATAGGCCCAGGGCTTGGttctggtgctgggagggtcATCCTACCCAACACCAACCTGGAGGAGGCCTGTCTACAGTACAAGAAGACCTTCCTCAGGGCAAGTCAGGGAGGCCTGCCTGGACAGCTGCTGCATGCTGGGACTGGACCCAACTCTGTGTGCAATATAAGGACTGACCTGGTCAACCCATTAGTGTCTGCGGCAGCAAGCTACGGGATGCTCAGCAAAAGTGCTGTTGGGATCGCGGAGCTGACCTACCCCATGTCGGCCATGCCCGGCCACAGGAGCGACCGGGCCGACTGCCAGGCCTACAAGAGCAGGGCCATGCACTCAGGCGGGGAGCTGACCGAGAGTGGCTCCTCCAGGACCACCTCTCCCggaggctccctccctccccccagccccgccagctccacccacccctcccccacgcccagctccagctcctcccagtCCTACTCCACCAGCTTCGTCCACCTGAAGAAGCACAAGGCTGCCTTGGCAGCCGCCCAGTCCCGGGGCGGTCGCCCAACCACCTCTGCTACTAGCGTCGGCGGCAGCACCCCAGAGAGCGACAGTCAGGCGCTGAACCACAAGTCGCACCACCACAGCTCCCCGCCACCTCCGTCTCTGGCGCAGGACTGTTCCACGCCACCGGGGGGCTCCACACCCGGCAAGGCCAGTCCCCTACCGCCTCTCTCTAACGGCCAGCCAATGGGGCAGATGAGCCAGCCCAACTACCACAAGCTGAAGAAGGCCTGGCTGACCAGGCActcggaggaggacaggaacacCAACCCTGGGCGGCCTGAGAAGGCCTCCAGCAGTACCAGCAGCTGCAGTACTAGCAGCTGCAGTACCAGCAGCTGCAGTACCAGCAGCAGTGTCATCAGCAGCAGTACCTgtaccagcagcagcagtatcACCAGCAGCAGCGCTACGTCTGCCACCGCTGTGTCTGAGATCATCAAACCCTGCTCGGTCAACCTCATCGCCTCCACGTCCAGCGACGTGGACATGGGCAAGGAGAGTAAGGCAgcgagcggaggaggaggaggaggaggggcgcaGGAGGACAAGATGGCCGTCAGCAGCGGCGGAGAGGAGCGGAAGGCGAGGCGGGCCAGCAAGCGCACGTACGAGTCAGGCTCGGACAGCGGCGGGGACGACTCGGACGGCAGCGACGGCAAGATGGAGCAGCGCGCCAA from Osmerus eperlanus chromosome 12, fOsmEpe2.1, whole genome shotgun sequence encodes:
- the jmjd1cb gene encoding probable JmjC domain-containing histone demethylation protein 2C isoform X1 gives rise to the protein MQGPYSLNGYRVRVYRQDSATQWFTGIITHHDLFSRNMVVMNDQVLEPQNVDPGMVQMTFLDDVVHSLLKGENIGITSRRRSRSSQNSNSAHQSTGGRPSGTTANSQGHYTRAQANSPRPVMNSSSSTPKSSSGTVASQHQSQSQQGQQLSQNSPGQQRSARSSRRKGSDSSVPDDDKTRDERPENTGRDFIKNKSKQQAVNKRRKAEEEEKKAGLKRLKTDVSDQSESSDSEISNKRTVHSSSSSSSSSSSSSSEPSSENELKGRGIVSKLNEDEEIKTQVSKLGEEPALIGRLSPWTESDEKPALVKAEVKEERPEERSPRQPAQAAMKSEPSPQQGCIMETKCTVKASPRPHTPKCVIDITEDANANAHRENSEAVSALLASQDAEQYVPESPRHMVLSPNLVSECRRPESGEQPHVPPTPPPPPRSMPAKVEFSHLEVIRPVASVSESADVAEREKAVQQHYASMVPCIKNTPAPEDASRKTHKLSASPDLLHKPKPHPSPDTMKPKPHPPSDIIKSKPLSVLEASKPKPNTSPEVSKHKVRYPPDNPPTPMSRSAPKQEPDSAPRSSFKPVPARGSTITTSAESTTKSPLIIDKNEHFTVYRDPALVRPDAETASNHVAYLHPHLHPLHGSSHATCLTPGSHHASHLLPPSSISAHQVHHNHLLSGVLPGMPPGASLLGGHPRLDSSSLSHLALAHSHSHPHSHSHHQHQHQQQYLQQQAPPSSSLLGQSHGTAGTAYNPLGLYPIIWQYPNGTHSYPTAHSLNLSSSKWGHPDNAVNSDSLRRNTPSPWLHQPTPVSSSDSMGLMSHVPVRPASADPHRPIKINTHASPPLSKTASDLRKEDLDKKQFVDPIRTITLAHLKQEQDRRTPTGKDGHLHRLYLEAHGKHTRLAPTEPAERDLRDRASKYKEENRRILQESIEVAPYTAKIRSNETGSERDGAPSPYPPRIPSLPNPNPTHKPHTIQSDKEGGVEMYKFKHAAGQAQYSLPQSNYFTTLSNSVVNEPPRLYPSKELSSYYDKVINAGVGGGTQSGANAGVLNLGGFSSKSLSKPPPLIKHQPEGGEGLAGKITEQLSQQVGLQQQQHHHHHHHLLSNATSIAISDRRSPAISPSSSSSNQLRCMPALHRAPVFHPPTQHALDRKEAASGGYGGRLSPPTLTPIQPVSSASGKASEQQKPPTLLPELREVKGANAAVDMTSSAEVWRGGDLHERAAAMAAAAAGGGWHHGEKSGGKTPQAAMASVIVRPSTCIRYDGSPGSTKAPVMAKETLSGRGFSGKAQTDCLRLPDGRDIGPGLGSGAGRVILPNTNLEEACLQYKKTFLRASQGGLPGQLLHAGTGPNSVCNIRTDLVNPLVSAAASYGMLSKSAVGIAELTYPMSAMPGHRSDRADCQAYKSRAMHSGGELTESGSSRTTSPGGSLPPPSPASSTHPSPTPSSSSSQSYSTSFVHLKKHKAALAAAQSRGGRPTTSATSVGGSTPESDSQALNHKSHHHSSPPPPSLAQDCSTPPGGSTPGKASPLPPLSNGQPMGQMSQPNYHKLKKAWLTRHSEEDRNTNPGRPEKASSSTSSCSTSSCSTSSCSTSSSVISSSTCTSSSSITSSSATSATAVSEIIKPCSVNLIASTSSDVDMGKESKAASGGGGGGGAQEDKMAVSSGGEERKARRASKRTYESGSDSGGDDSDGSDGKMEQRAKRQPKPTYKKKQNDLQKRKGDNEKDEDELKPNGIFRSAREKTKLKLASSNGIPRSVLKDWRKVKKLKQTGESFLQDDSCSEIGPNLQKCRECRVIRSKKGEEPAHSPVFCRFYYFRRLSYSKNGVIRMDGFSSPEQYDEEALSLWASEDYEESELDLDTAKYILSFIGDKFCQMVTTENTAATWIKKDAKMAWKRAVRGVREMCDACEATLFNIHWVCQKCGFVVCLDCYKAKERKSSKDKELYAWLKCVKGQPHDHKHLMPTQIIPGTVLTDLVNAMHSLREKYSIKSHCACGTKQNAMLSKLPSTNGVSQVLQNVLNHSNKISLIKAEAPQQNSPQKVETNGGSSPVSDASSDCKLTPPESQSPLHFLADLAEQKSREEKKENKKSPSLGKQLKEERDGEALEVLQHCKAPPLVANSSEQGSTLRDLLTTTAGKLRLGSTDAGIAFAPVYSTASQTVKGGRSMPNILDDIIASVVENKIPAGRGAKLSIKLESAPAVEEAKVDRKKPPAVTMATEEPANQHPNIPHCWLYERRMLWLKDHRNGGNWRLFRECWRQGQPVLVSGVHRRLNASLWKAESFNQEFADHQGDLLNCKDGVVTNSGIKEFWDGFEDLTKRPKSKDGDSMVYRLKDWPSGEEFMALMPSRYDDLMKNLPLPEYSDPEGHLNLASHLPSFFVRPDLGPRLCCAYGVAASQEQDFGTANLHMEVSDIVSVLVYVGIAKGNGVLSKTGVLKRLEEEDLDDNVKRRLKDSSEAPGALWHIYSNKDVDKIKEFLHKVSKEQGVEVPADHDPIREPGWYLSRKLRQRLLEEHGVQGWTVVQFLGDSVLIPAGAMHQIQNLHSCVQVINDFVSPEHVAQSFHLTQELRACKEDVNYEDKLQVKNILFHCVKDAVGALRRCSAEDDEEEEEHS